One genomic segment of Mastomys coucha isolate ucsf_1 unplaced genomic scaffold, UCSF_Mcou_1 pScaffold22, whole genome shotgun sequence includes these proteins:
- the Cct4 gene encoding T-complex protein 1 subunit delta — translation MPENVASRSGAPAAGPGSRGKGAYQDRDKPAQIRFSNISAAKAVADAIRTSLGPKGMDKMIQDGKGDVTITNDGATILKQMQVLHPAARMLVELSKAQDIEAGDGTTSVVIIAGSLLDSCTKLLQKGIHPTIISESFQKALEKGLEILSDMSRPVQLSDRETLLNSATTSLNSKVVSQYSSLLSPMSVNAVMKVIDPATATSVD, via the exons ATGCCGGAGAACGTAGCTTCCCGAAGCGGCGCGCCCGCCGCGGGGCCCGGCAGCCGCGGGAAAGGCGCCTACCAGGACCGCGACAAGCCGGCCCAGATCCGCTTCAGCAATATTTCCGCAGCCAAAG CGGTTGCTGATGCTATTAGAACAAGCCTTGGACCTAAAGGAATGGacaaaatg ATTCAAGATGGAAAAGGCGATGTGACCATTACAAATGATGGTGCCACCATTCTGAAACAAATGCAGGTATTGCACCCAGCAGCCAGAATG CTGGTGGAACTGTCTAAAGCTCAAGacatagaagcaggggatggcACCACGTCGGTTGTCATTATTGCTGGCTCTCTTTTAGACTCCTGTACCAAACTTCTGCAGAAAG GTATACATCCAACCATCATTTCCGAGTCATTCCAGAAAGCTTTGGAAAAGGGTCTTGAAATCCTTTCTGACATGTCTCGACCTGTGCAACTGAGCGACAGAGAAACTTTGTTAAATAGCGCAACCACTTCCTTGAATTCAAAG GTTGTCTCTCAGTATTCAAGTCTACTCTCTCCAATGAGTGTCAATGCGGTGATGAAAGTGATCGACCCAGCCACAGCTACCAGTGTAGAT